From Phycodurus eques isolate BA_2022a chromosome 1, UOR_Pequ_1.1, whole genome shotgun sequence, one genomic window encodes:
- the aamp gene encoding angio-associated migratory cell protein isoform X1: MANAEPNSLELHGDEEIIEVIDLNDTEDDPDNLADDLEDIDFEEAAADEGWETDDEMEAQVERDDSELTFSKHTGSVFCVSLDPATNSLAVTGGEDDRAYVWRVSDGHVVLECTGHKDSVTCASFSHDSSLVASGDMSGLIKVWKVETKEEIWSFEVGDLEWLEWHPCAPVLLAGTDDGNVWMWKIPGGDCKTFQSSACQATSGKVLPDGKRAAVGYEDGSVRLWDLKQGNAIHHIKGQDGHQGALTCLACNQDGSLVLTGSVDGCAKLINTATGKVVGVFSSDGGKAKASEEQDGSNSVESVGFCNTLPLAAVAYLDGTLAIYDLSTRVLRHSCRHEAGVVHLQWEESSSLLSTCSLDGALRQWDARSGNMVSEYRGHAAEIYDFQMNREATVAVTSSGDNRAKVFCLQRPDR; the protein is encoded by the exons ATGGCGAACGCGGAGCCGAATTCGCTGGAGCTTCACGGAGACGAAGAAATCATCGAAGTCATCGACCTGAACGACACTGAAGACGATCCGG ATAACTTGGCCGACGACTTGGAGGACATCGACTTTGAGGAGGCCGCCGCCGACGAAGGCTGGGAGACGGACGACGAGATGGAAGCGCAGGTGGAGCGGGACGATAGCGAGCTGACCTTCTCCAAACACACCG GCTCTGTGTTTTGCGTGAGCTTGGACCCGGCCACCAACAGCTTGGCGGTGACCGGAGGCGAAGACGACAGGGCGTACGTGTGGAGGGTGAGCGATGGCCACGTGGTCTTGGAGTGCACAG GTCACAAGGACTCGGTCACGTGTGCCTCGTTCAGCCACGACTCCTCGCTCGTGGCTTCGGGCGACATGAGCGGCCTGATTAAAGTCTGGAAAGTGGAGACCAAAGAGGAGATCTGGTCTTTCGAAGTCGGCGATCTGGAG TGGTTGGAGTGGCATCCGTGCGCTCCGGTGCTCCTGGCGGGAACGGACGATGGCAACGTGTGGATGTGGAAGATCCCCGGCGGAGACTGTAAAACCTTCCAGAGTTCTGCGTGCCAGGCCACCAGTGGCAAAGTCCTCCCTGACG GTAAACGCGCTGCGGTGGGTTACGAGGACGGAAGCGTGCGCTTGTGGGATTTGAAGCAGGGCAACGCCATCCATCACATTAAAG gtcaggatGGTCACCAGGGGGCGCTGACGTGCCTCGCATGCAACCAGGACGGCTCTCTGGTACTGACTGGCTCGGTGGACGGTTGTGCCAAGCTCATCAACACGGCTACCGGCAAG GTGGTGGGCGTGTTCTCTTCGGACGGCGGTAAAGCCAAAGCGTCGGAAGAGCAGGACGGCTCCAACTCTGTGGAATCGGTCGGATTCTGCAACAC CCTCCCGCTCGCGGCTGTGGCGTACCTGGACGGCACCTTGGCCATTTACGATCTCTCCACGCGGGTCCTGCGACACAGCTGCCGACACGAG GCCGGCGTCGTTCACCTGCAGTGGGAGGAGTCTTCTTCGTTGCTGTCCACCTGCAGTTTGGACGGAGCGCTGCGCCAATGGGACGCTCGCTCCGGCAACATGGTGTCCGAGTACCGAGGTCACGCCGCGGAGATCTATGACTTCCAAATGAACAG
- the aamp gene encoding angio-associated migratory cell protein isoform X2, translating into MANAEPNSLELHGDEEIIEVIDLNDTEDDPDNLADDLEDIDFEEAAADEGWETDDEMEAQVERDDSELTFSKHTGSVFCVSLDPATNSLAVTGGEDDRAYVWRVSDGHVVLECTGHKDSVTCASFSHDSSLVASGDMSGLIKVWKVETKEEIWSFEVGDLEWLEWHPCAPVLLAGTDDGNVWMWKIPGGDCKTFQSSACQATSGKVLPDGKRAAVGYEDGSVRLWDLKQGNAIHHIKGQDGHQGALTCLACNQDGSLVLTGSVDGCAKLINTATGKWETNSESFSPTCGIRWWACSLRTAVKPKRRKSRTAPTLWNRSDSATPSRSRLWRTWTAPWPFTISPRGSCDTAADTRPASFTCSGRSLLRCCPPAVWTERCANGTLAPATWCPSTEVTPRRSMTSK; encoded by the exons ATGGCGAACGCGGAGCCGAATTCGCTGGAGCTTCACGGAGACGAAGAAATCATCGAAGTCATCGACCTGAACGACACTGAAGACGATCCGG ATAACTTGGCCGACGACTTGGAGGACATCGACTTTGAGGAGGCCGCCGCCGACGAAGGCTGGGAGACGGACGACGAGATGGAAGCGCAGGTGGAGCGGGACGATAGCGAGCTGACCTTCTCCAAACACACCG GCTCTGTGTTTTGCGTGAGCTTGGACCCGGCCACCAACAGCTTGGCGGTGACCGGAGGCGAAGACGACAGGGCGTACGTGTGGAGGGTGAGCGATGGCCACGTGGTCTTGGAGTGCACAG GTCACAAGGACTCGGTCACGTGTGCCTCGTTCAGCCACGACTCCTCGCTCGTGGCTTCGGGCGACATGAGCGGCCTGATTAAAGTCTGGAAAGTGGAGACCAAAGAGGAGATCTGGTCTTTCGAAGTCGGCGATCTGGAG TGGTTGGAGTGGCATCCGTGCGCTCCGGTGCTCCTGGCGGGAACGGACGATGGCAACGTGTGGATGTGGAAGATCCCCGGCGGAGACTGTAAAACCTTCCAGAGTTCTGCGTGCCAGGCCACCAGTGGCAAAGTCCTCCCTGACG GTAAACGCGCTGCGGTGGGTTACGAGGACGGAAGCGTGCGCTTGTGGGATTTGAAGCAGGGCAACGCCATCCATCACATTAAAG gtcaggatGGTCACCAGGGGGCGCTGACGTGCCTCGCATGCAACCAGGACGGCTCTCTGGTACTGACTGGCTCGGTGGACGGTTGTGCCAAGCTCATCAACACGGCTACCGGCAAG tgggaaACTAATAGCGAGTCCTTTTCCCCCACGTGCGGTATCAGGTGGTGGGCGTGTTCTCTTCGGACGGCGGTAAAGCCAAAGCGTCGGAAGAGCAGGACGGCTCCAACTCTGTGGAATCGGTCGGATTCTGCAACAC CCTCCCGCTCGCGGCTGTGGCGTACCTGGACGGCACCTTGGCCATTTACGATCTCTCCACGCGGGTCCTGCGACACAGCTGCCGACACGAG GCCGGCGTCGTTCACCTGCAGTGGGAGGAGTCTTCTTCGTTGCTGTCCACCTGCAGTTTGGACGGAGCGCTGCGCCAATGGGACGCTCGCTCCGGCAACATGGTGTCCGAGTACCGAGGTCACGCCGCGGAGATCTATGACTTCCAAATGA